AAAATATCCATCAGCGTCCCCCACAATGATGTCATGATCATCCTTAAAGCCTGTGTTTTGGACTCATATATAGGGTCTAGGGTCTAAGAAGACTATCAAGTTACTACAAAGTAGATGAGAGGATTGCATGTTTTCTGCCAACACTGTAGAGGATCCGAATGAAAAGATGGAAATGCTGGTTTCATAGCACTTAGATGTTCTTCTTGACTGTTTGAGGCTGTCTTCTCTAAGTTCAAGAATCTTGAGCTTGGTGATGTGTTGCCCCCGAATCGGGGTACCATGCCGAGTCGTATAGATGAAGTACTTGCATGATCAGCTTGAGGAGCTGACGCCGGCTGAGATGAGATGAACTTCTGTGAAGGCACATTGGTGTGGGCATTTTCGCCTCTCGGTTTGGTTGTCTTAAAGCAATTGTTGGTTCTGTGACCAACCATGTCACAGTATTGACAAGTTATGCACCCACTGTTATGATCAAACTACCTCCACGTCCCTTGTTTTAGTTATTATTTTGCTGGACAATGTAATTCCCTGAATCATCACCGTTCTTGTGAAGATAGCTGGCATTATCAGAGTTCGATTAAGGAGGACGCCTTCCATTGGAAGTTGCAGAGAAGTTAGGGTTAGGGATTCGAGTAGGAGAGGGTCAATCTCCATCTCTCTCACAAGATGCATGCTTCATGTGTCTAGGTTTCAAGATTCTCAAAGCAAAGAGTACGAGAGCCTCTGCCGAGGCTTGAAAGGGTCCAGAATCTTGAGCAAGCATCAGTCACACCAGATCTGGCTGACAGTGAGATGAGTGCCCTAAACATGTAAGCATCCCCAAAAAAGAAGCTGGGAGTTGTACTactttaggattttttttaaaaaaatcattttttgattttttaacttttaactgtCTTTTTCAAACAGAGTTGAGTTAACGTATCATCTGAAGGCAATTAAATACATTCAAAGGTTGGAGCAGATCATCCTGAATTAATTCAGCACAATCTTAATAAAAAGGAAACCATACCTGCTGCTAACAACTGCTCAATGGCTGGAgaagatcatgaagaagatcaCGCTGAATTAATTCAGCACAATCTCACCAAAAAGGAAATCAGACCCGCTGCCAACAACTGCTCAACGGCTGGAGGAGATCATGGTCATGATCTTAACAATCAAGAAACAGAGTATCTCAGGGAAGGAAATTTAAGCGAAGAAAATGGTAACAAATCCTCATTAAAGATGAGAGCAATCGTTACAGAGTATCAAAGTTCAAGGAAAGACtctttaaaattcaaacaactcTGTAACAGTCCCTCCCAAAATTGTGTATAAATATCAtcatcaagggaacctcacATCATCCATTCTTAGTGTGAGAGATAGTGGACCTAGGATTTTATCCgaaccactttaaaaaattttgtcttgcatattttctttcatggtatcatAGCCATATTCGTGAGGAATTTTGTTACACAACTCGATGGAACGTGCGATGGAATCAGACAGTAGACATTCAAACCATTGCATGCTGCCGGACGATTTTCTGATCAGACTGTAAAATCTACTGCCTGGAGGCAGATCAGATCACGGCGACTGTTCCATTACCTTCCTCACATCTCGGGGACCATTCTGGTGTATTTTGACGCCAAATGGAGCAGCATTGGGGGAGAAATCGATCACTGAGTCGGGTGATCGAGTTGTTTCAAAGAAGCTGCAGAACAGAGTGCTGTCAGCCAGAATCCGGCTACGAATTTGGCCAGCGTTGTCAGCACCAGTGACGGCAGGGGTCGAGCAAGGGCTCGTTGAAATTGGCTGCATCTGAGGAATCTCCCtacaaaatttcaagatttttggAATAGGCATTAAGGAGATACGAATTTTTCTTTAGCGACTGGTTTTCAGGGGCTTCTACAGGCGACCAGCGGCAGATTAAACGTCTACAACAATTTCTTTAAGATCTGCTTTATGGCTTCCGGCGCATCCTCTTCCTTCACAAGAGCAGCTAAGTATTCATATCCTTCCATggttaatgttgcaaatttcATCTCTATCAAACTCTCTCATACAaattacttgctttggaaaacCAATGCTTGGGCTTATTGAAAGCCAAGACATGATGGGGTTTATCAATGGACAAGTTTCCAAGCCGACCTCCACCATTGAAATCATTGAAGAAGGTGAGGCCCGCTCCATTCAAAATCCAGAATTCCTGGCCTGGAAAAAGTCTGACTGTCTTCTTAGAGGGTGGATCACCGGATCACTCTCAGAAGAAGTATTAGGGCTTGTGGTAAGACTCCAAAGCTCTGCCGATGTTTGGAATGCTCTCATAAAGGTCTTTGCTAGAGAATCTAAAGACCGGGAAtttctgttaaacagaaaattgcagacatttcaaaaacaaaacataactATTACAAAGTATATCacaggtttcaaaaccatatatGATGAATTGGCAGCTATTGAAAAACCCTTGTTGGATCAAGACAAAGTTTTTTGGCTCATAAATGGTCTTGGATCAGGTTATGAATCGTTCATGACCTCCATACTTCGACCTCCAATTTCAGCATATATTGATGTCTCATTGCTTGAAAGCCACGACAACATGAAAAATCTCCATGGTTTTCAACTCAATCATAATGCAGCTTTTATAAGTCAGCAGGTTCAATCTTCTCCCTCTCAAAATTACAGAGGACGTGAcaactacaacaaaaaaaaacaatatgtCTCGCTTTAACTCGCGAGAACGTGGATTTACACCTGCATCTCAATCATGTCCCAACAATGTTCCAGCCAATACAGGGTGAAATAATTCTCAACCTTCAACAAAAGTAGCGCATCAAATTTGTGGCTTAAACAATCACACAGCATTCAAGCGCTATCACCGCTTCAATCAGGCGTACCAGTCGaaagatcttccaaaaattttttccaCTATTCAAGTTGCTGATCCAAACAATTTATATTGGTATCCAGACACTGGCACAACTACTCATGTTACAGACGATCCAGGTAAACTCAAATGTCTTATTAAATATCATGGCACTGATTTAGTAATGGTTGGAAACGGAAAACATTTACCAATAATTCATATTGGTTCTACTAATCTTCATCTTGGTCATACATTTATTCCTCTTGATCATGTGCTGGTAGTTTCAGAgattaagaaaaacattttttctgtAAGTCAGCTTACCTTCTATGCCTTACGTGTTTGAGTTCACATCTGATTCGTTTGTGACTAAGGACAAGGAAACCAATCGGGTAGTTGCCAAGGGAACTAGAGAAGGTGATTTGTACGCACTCAAGACCAGACCAAAGGcagtatttttttctgatcgTTTCAGGGCAGCAACTTCAGAAGTTTGGCATAGTCGACTTGGGCATCCGTCTGCtaagatcattgattttttgtcatccaaggGTAGCATAAAATTAATGACAAAAACGTCTACTTTTTCAatttgtcaaagttgtcaattgggaaAAGCAACGCCTTTGCCGTTTCTTCCCttagatgatgaatattatgaacctTTTGAGAAAGTACATTGTGATCTTTGGGGACCAGCGCCTCttgattcttgtcaaaaatttcgATATTATGCTCTTTTTGCTGATCAACATTCTAAATATTCTTGGATCTATCCTTTAAAAACAAAGTGATTTTTTCGCAAAGTTtatcaaatttcataaaatggTGGCAACACAATTTGGAAGAtctgtaaaaaaatttcaaagtgaTGAGGGTGGAGAATTTAATGGTGCtgcatttctctcttatttaagaGAACATGAAATCAAACATCTCAAGGCTTGTCGGAAAACACCTGAACAGAATGGATTGGTGGAACAAAAACACAGGTCAGTCACTGAACTTGGATTAACTCTCCTTTTTCACAATAACTTACCAACAAATTATTGGGTAGAGGCTTTTTCAATGGCCGTATGGCTCATAAATCGGCTACCGACGTCCACGCTACAAATGCAATGCTCATATGAAAGCTTATTTCAAAAACCACTAGACTATTCGTGTCTACGGACATTTGGGTGTAGGTGTTTCCCCTACATTAAGAGTTACaacaaacacaaatttgaacTCAAATCCTTACCATGTGTCTTTATAGGATATAGTGACAACCATAATGGATATCGTTGCCTCTATCCCTTGACAAATCATGTTCATATTTCAAGACAcgttgtgtttgatgaacatTGCTTTCCTTTCAATCAAGGGTCTGCTAGAGCATCACCAGATTATCGCCTTGCTCATAATCTTGTGTCATTTTCTCCTACCGATACTCAAACTAAAACATCTGCTTCTTCTGTCTTGAACCCTCATGATCTTGCTCAACTTCATAATAGTGAACCTGAACCACATCCGACCAATTCTTATCCCCAATCATTAGCCATCACACCTTTAACCCCCTTCCCATCAGACCCGCCTACCCCAATCTCACCATCCCCTCCCTTGTCTTCACCATCACCTCGCTCACCTTCTCCAATACCACCTCCTCCTTTACCCGATCCCTCTACTAGAAGTTCACATCCTATGGTTACATGTTCTCAACATGGTCATGTTAAACCCAATCCCAAATATCTCTTAACTACCTATGTTCCCACCAACCAAAACATTATACCATTGCTCTTAAGCACCCTGGTTGGAGAAAAGCTATGATAGACGAAATGGCAGCTTTGATCGCTAATAAGACATGGACTTTGGTTTCTAGATACCCCTCCATGCACATTATTGGTTGCCGATGGGTTTACAAATCCAAATTGAACAGTGCTGGACAGGTTGACAGACTTAAAGTGAGGTTGGTCGCATAGGGCTatactcaagttgaaggtgTGGATTTTCTTGAAACCTTCTCTCCAGTTGTTAAACCAGCAAGTATTCGGATCGTTCTTTCCATTGCTCTCATGAACAGCTGGCCTCTTAAACAActggatgtcaagaatgcattcttgaatggtTATTTGACTAAAACTGTTTTTATTGAGCAGCCTCCTAGTTTCACAGATACACAATTTCCTCATCATGTTTGCAATTTGAATCGGGCACTATATGGTCTGAAACAGGCCCCATGAGCTTGGAATGACGTTcagctcattttttattttctcacaattttcaagctAGCTCCACTGATCCCTTGCTATTTGTTCGCCTCCAAGATTCAACGGTGACTATACTGttattatatgtggatgatattattcttATTGGCAGCTGTCCAATTTTTCTTACCTCCTTCCAAGAGCAAGTATCACATACCTTTGATATGAACGACCTTGGGGaattacattattttttagGCATTCAAGTTCAACGCAATGCCTCCGATCTATTTCTCAGCCAACATTGCTATGCTACAGAGGTTATTGCATGAGCACAAATGCAATCCTGTAGGGCAACTGCTGCACCGATGGTCGCTAATGCCTCTATCAACATCGATCTTGAAGCAGCTTATCCAAATCCTACATTATATTGCAGTCTTGTTGGTCATTtgcaatatcttacatttacgcGACCTGACATCACTTATGTTGTCAATTATGTGTCTCAGTTTATGCACGTCCGCTCAATACGACACTTTCAGTTGCTTAAAAGAATTCTTCGCTACATTCAGGGCAGTCTATCTATTGGGATGCAATTCTTTAAGCCAAAAACATTGTCTATTCATGCATATTCAGATGCCGATTGGGCAGGTTGCCCCTCAACTCGTCGGTCTACAACAGGCTATTGCACCTTTTTAGGACCCAATTGCATATCTTGGGTTTCTAAGAAACAACATAGTGTTTCTAGATCGTCTTGTGAAGCTGAATATCATGCTCTTGCCGCAGCCGCCGCAGAAGTCACTTGGATCACCTTCATACTTAGGGATCTTGgcctttttctctcttatccTCCATTGATGTTATGTAACAACCTTTCCACTCTGCAATCTACCATCAAAACAGCCAATCACTCTCGGATGAAGcatattgagcttgattttcattttgtatgaGAAAAAGTAGCTCTTGGCTCTTTAGTTACTCAATACATATCGACCACTTATCAGCTTGCAGATTTGTTCACAAAGCCTTTGCCTCATTCCCGCTTAACATCATTGGGTTACAATCTCGGCCTTCGACAAGATCCATGCTCGAGATTGATGGGGGATGTTAACGTATCATCTGAAGGCAATTAAATACATTCAAAGGCTGGAGCAGATCATCCTGAATTAATTCAGCACAATCttaataaaaaggaaacataCCTGCTGCTAACAACTGCTCAATGGCTGGAgaagatcatgaagaagatcaCGCTGAATTAATTCAGCACAATCTCACCAAAAAGGAAATCTGACCCGCTGCCAACAACTGCTCAACGGCTGGAGGAGATCATGGTCATGATCTTAACAACCAAGAAACAGAGTATCTTAGGGAATGAAATTTAAGCGAAGAATATGGTAACAAATCCTCATTAAAGATGAGAGCAATCGTTACAGAGAATCAAAGTTTAAGGAAAGACTCTTTAAATTTCAAGCAACTCTGGAACAGTCCCTCCCAAAATTGTGTATAAATATCATCATCAAGAGAACCTCACTTCATCCATTCTTGGTGTGAGAGATAGTGGACGTAGGATTTTATCCGAACCACTTTAAAATTTTCTGTCttgcatattttctttcaagctGATCTGCCCTTGGGGTTGATCACCATGCACTTCACTTTCTGGTCACAGCGCTCTCTAGCCCACCGCACCTAGGCTGATATGTAGTAATGCAAGTTCCTCATGCTCTAAGCTTAGTTGGTAGTCACCGGGTCTGGCTTGGTCCAGGTCTTGTACCCATGAGCTCAGCAGAACTTGATAAACATAGACTAGGACTGATATTGACCAAGCAGAGGACTATTGATAATATGGACATGTCTAACTGCAAATCTTGAATCTTTTGGATGGGACGGTTCAGTTCATATACCTGACAGCTTTGCACTGACATGGAGAACTGTGTAGGGGTTTGTTTGCATTCCCAGCACCTTCGGCCGTTGCGCGTGTACTTGCACATGACATGGTACAGTACTTATACTTAATGGCATCACAAGATGGTGCCTGAGTCTAGAAGCACTTTGgcaatatttggatttggattccatACTCACAGTTagctggattttttttttttttgtggtgacaTTTTTATAGTGATCATTATTGGGTCCcccacttcttctttttttgctaGCCGCcctcattatatttttttcGCCCATGtgtcaaacatgccaaatgGGAGATATATATTACCAACTCAAGATCGGCTtgaatttccttcatttttaagtttGATTCAATATTCTTTAAATTGTCGGCACTCATCACTTTCCCTTCTTCTTAATTAACTTGGCCCTCATAATTATCTTTGACACTGGATTCATTactgatttttcaatttttttcgtTCACTAACGTTTCACAGGTCTCACCATCCATAATTAAGTGATCTTTCATGtaaaatgtttcatatgaataaaAACGGCaggagaaaataaaactaaTGCTAGAAAGAAATGTTATATCAAACAATTTGATCGAAATTAACATGTTCCTTGTatagacaacaacaacaacattggTGCATGTTTGATTACCAAAGCAATGCATGAAGCAAATTACTTCTAATTAGTACAGAGTAGTACTTTTTCTCTGGAGTACAAGTAAATTGCGTCCCCTTATATGTACTATCCTTTCATCTTGCACACAGCAAACTCAAATTCCAGCATGCATATAGGCCCATTCTCGACATGATGAGCATATTCACCGAACATATACACACTAACACAAGGCATAAGCACGTATGGGTACCAATTTCTTTACATGGTTTTGCATGTCGAATCTTCTTCTGTGAAGGTAACACAATGACAAGGACGACATCCCTGGCTGCTAACGCAGCATGGATCACAACGATTTCTGCATCGACAAGTGCAGGGTCTGGTCGACTGCTCTGGCTGGCAAGGCTTGCAGAAGCCCCCACATTGAGATGGACCGCACCGGCAACAGCCCACCGGCGCACCTAGCAGGGCTACAGGTGCACATGCAATGACTTGCTTCTGTGGCGGATCCCTCGGTTCCGGACGTGGTGGTTTTGGAGGAGCAGTTGGAGGCCGTGGAGCTGGAGCTGGAGCTGGAGCTGGCGGTGTTACAACCACCACAACTACGGAGggatctttcttctttttcgaGCCTTTGTCTTTTTCCTTGGCGCCATCTTTTTCACACTCTGCCTTTGGTTTCTCTTTAGCCTCCGAAGGATCTTTCTTCTTTTCGGAGCCCTTGTCTTTTCCCTCGgcctctttcttctccttatCCCCACAGGTCTCCTCCTTCGTTGGTGGGGCGCTTACTACCTCCGACACCTCGATGCCTTCGATGCATTTTCCTGCTTTCTGGCATATCTTTTTTACGACCTTCTTCGGATCAAAGACTCCAACCAGTGTAACCTTATTGCACTTCTCATCAAAAGTTATGCTGTTAATTTCtgtgacccaaaaaaaaaaagagaaatgtaCGTATTTAACTGAAATAGATAATCAACTCGATCGAGCATATAtgaccaacaaaagaaaaaccattgAAGTAAGAGAAAATAAGAAGTAATGTATCAGAATAACAAGTCTAGGAAAAAAGGTACAGGAAGCCTCGATCTATTAATTATCTTGAACGGAGCCTACCGCATACGCAGATAGAGCAGACTGCTTTCTTGATCTTCTCGTCGCAGCGACGGCAATCCATTTTCGCCGTGATCACTATTGAGTAAACCTGACATTTCACGAGATAATTAGTgaaagacatgaaaattttgctcatcatctctctctctctctctctctctctctctatatatatatatatatatatatatatatatatatatatatatatatatatatatatatatatatatatatatatatatatatataaataaatataaaaggtTAAGTACCAAAGGCAGACTACATAATACacgttaaaaaataaatattttttttttaaaaaaagaaagcccATAAGGTAATAACATGGTTGAGTCTAGCTAACCCCAAACCTTAGCCATTGTGGATGGACCAGAAGCTGTAACTTGAGAACTTGGAGATTGGTATGGAGAATTGCGCAGCAATGCTGCAAATAAATAGGGAGTCGTGCATTTAGAGCTCCTTTCAACGTTGGACACGTGTCCTATAACGACATCGATAATGTCTCATTCCAAATGCAATTTCTATTGAATTTAGATTTCATACTCTCAACCAGGAGAATTTAgagtgtgtttgtttcatctcGGATCTATGAGATCACTAGGATCTCAATCTATGGGTTTAAGGTTGCCCCTTCCTTCCTCCATTCCAACTTTAAGTCCACgattttatatatgtaacatGGATTTGTTATAATGCATACCTTTTAACACAACCTCggatctgaggctatcaaacatgtCTTATATATCCTCATTCTGTTAAAAGTCTATTTTGGGATAAACATGCACACTTGGCCTAAACCACTATTCCCCTATTCTCGTAGGCTCACACTCATTCAGAAATATATACGTCTAGGCATGCATTCTGATAGCCTTACAGTTTATGTGCAAACCGATTTGCTTTCGTTGAATTGACATATGGACCTTTTCTAAATC
Above is a window of Nymphaea colorata isolate Beijing-Zhang1983 chromosome 8, ASM883128v2, whole genome shotgun sequence DNA encoding:
- the LOC116259300 gene encoding protein PYRICULARIA ORYZAE RESISTANCE 21-like; the protein is MAKVYSIVITAKMDCRRCDEKIKKAVCSICVCEINSITFDEKCNKVTLVGVFDPKKVVKKICQKAGKCIEGIEVSEVVSAPPTKEETCGDKEKKEAEGKDKGSEKKKDPSEAKEKPKAECEKDGAKEKDKGSKKKKDPSVVVVVVTPPAPAPAPAPRPPTAPPKPPRPEPRDPPQKQVIACAPVALLGAPVGCCRCGPSQCGGFCKPCQPEQSTRPCTCRCRNRCDPCCVSSQGCRPCHCVTFTEEDSTCKTM